One region of Acidobacteriota bacterium genomic DNA includes:
- a CDS encoding type II toxin-antitoxin system VapC family toxin gives MTHGVWGEAVLLLLDTTVLIDYLRGRPVVERVGSLVERGDVLGTSPVNVEEIFRGLRPGEIEAVDDLFDGLRVVPIGRPEGRKAGEWRRRFAARGTTLSQADCLIAAAAHTSAAVLATGNPRHFPMTEIEVQHWPVGE, from the coding sequence GTGACGCACGGCGTGTGGGGTGAGGCCGTGCTCTTGCTGCTGGATACGACCGTGCTCATCGATTACCTGCGTGGTCGGCCGGTCGTCGAGCGTGTCGGTTCGCTGGTCGAACGCGGGGACGTGCTGGGTACATCTCCCGTCAACGTGGAGGAGATCTTCCGGGGGTTGCGACCGGGCGAGATCGAGGCAGTGGACGATCTCTTCGATGGCTTGCGCGTCGTGCCCATCGGTAGACCCGAGGGCCGTAAGGCCGGCGAATGGCGTCGCCGGTTCGCCGCCCGCGGAACCACGCTGTCGCAGGCCGACTGCCTGATTGCGGCGGCGGCGCACACGTCCGCCGCGGTGCTGGCCACTGGGAATCCGAGGCACTTTCCGATGACCGAGATCGAGGTCCAGCATTGGCCGGTAGGGGAATAG
- a CDS encoding ATP-binding protein — protein sequence MAIIMIIAMSFGGEPHVPRCLDLARLLARRSVFLFGPRQTGKSTYVRRQLAGTVELSFSLLDQGLLTDVLADPTRIRKEIAARDLRDTVICIDEIQKCPALMDEVHLMIEERGIRFLLTGSSARALKRKGVNMLGGRGSDRVMHPFSWFELGKRFSLDRAINHGLLPPHYLSDDPDEGLASYVDRYLTEEIAAEGLARNLPRFARFLQTAATTNAQMLNYSNVARDAQVPRQTVVQWYEVLRDTLIAFELPAWSRTVKRKAIETAKFYFFDTGVVRALRRLPPVSEASADFGEFFEHLVFLELRAWIDYRRPRTPLAYWRSRSGYEVDFILDDRIAIEVKATRRVQQKHLRSLRALDDERLIERPIVVCREERPRIENGIEIWPLEFFLAALWNKGL from the coding sequence ATGGCGATTATCATGATAATCGCCATGTCTTTCGGCGGTGAACCGCACGTTCCGCGCTGTCTCGATCTGGCGCGCCTGCTCGCCCGGCGCTCCGTGTTCCTGTTCGGGCCGCGACAGACCGGGAAGTCCACCTACGTCCGGCGGCAACTCGCCGGCACGGTAGAACTGTCCTTTTCACTGCTCGACCAGGGACTGCTCACGGACGTTCTCGCCGACCCCACGCGGATCCGGAAGGAGATCGCGGCCCGCGATCTGCGTGACACGGTGATCTGTATCGACGAGATCCAGAAGTGCCCGGCGCTCATGGACGAGGTCCACTTGATGATCGAGGAACGCGGCATCCGCTTCCTCCTCACCGGATCGAGCGCACGCGCCCTCAAGCGCAAGGGCGTCAACATGCTCGGCGGGCGCGGCAGCGACCGGGTGATGCACCCGTTCTCGTGGTTCGAGCTCGGCAAGCGCTTCTCCCTCGACCGCGCGATCAACCACGGCCTCCTTCCGCCGCACTACCTGTCGGACGACCCGGACGAGGGTCTGGCGTCGTACGTCGACCGCTACCTCACCGAGGAGATCGCCGCCGAGGGCCTCGCCCGCAACCTGCCGCGGTTCGCCCGCTTCCTCCAGACCGCGGCGACCACCAACGCGCAGATGCTCAACTACTCCAACGTCGCACGCGACGCGCAGGTGCCGCGCCAGACCGTCGTGCAGTGGTACGAGGTGCTGCGCGACACGCTCATCGCGTTCGAGCTGCCGGCCTGGTCGAGAACCGTCAAGCGCAAGGCGATCGAGACCGCCAAGTTCTACTTCTTCGACACGGGCGTGGTCCGCGCCCTGCGCCGGCTGCCGCCGGTCAGCGAAGCGTCAGCGGACTTCGGCGAGTTCTTCGAGCATCTCGTCTTTCTGGAGCTCCGCGCCTGGATCGACTACCGCAGGCCGCGCACGCCTCTCGCCTATTGGCGCTCGCGATCAGGCTACGAGGTCGACTTCATCCTCGACGACCGGATCGCCATAGAAGTGAAGGCGACGCGGCGGGTCCAGCAGAAGCACCTGCGGAGTCTGCGGGCCCTCGACGACGAACGGCTCATCGAACGACCCATCGTCGTCTGCCGCGAGGAGCGGCCGCGCATCGAGAACGGTATCGAGATCTGGCCGCTGGAGTTCTTCCTGGCGGCTCTGTGGAACAAGGGCCTGTGA
- a CDS encoding ATP-binding protein, with protein sequence MERRRLPVGIQTFRQIREEGYYYVDKTAYARRLADDAGKHYFLSRPRRFGKSLFVDTLKELYEGNEPLFRDLAVHGGWDWSRHHPVVRLSFAAGNFRRPDELLASIAEQLADIERETEAPVAETTATVPRRFARLLAALHGRAGRRVVVLVDEYDKPILDALDEPHVARANRDDLRGLYGAIKDGDAHVELTFITGVSRFSKVSLFSDLNNLIDITLDPGYSTICGYTEADLDTVFAPELPGLDRDRIRAWYNGYNWLGAEKVYNPFGILKLFRSRAFQAHWFETATPRFLVDTLLRRGFSAPDLDAVHASEALLSSFDVDRIAPEALLFQTGYLTIADEARRDNPPLYRLGYPNREVRQGLNESLLDALAPNWRRSAGDAGALRRRLAAKDWTGVEALCRQLLAGIPHDWHRRNEIARYEGYWSSVFYAWFQASLDSVAVEDATSRGRVDLSVRLAEDIYLFEFKVAERSDTGAALAQLRARGYAEKHRAPGRTVHLIGVEISAETRDIAAFEAVTCPER encoded by the coding sequence GTGGAGAGGCGCAGGCTCCCCGTCGGCATCCAGACCTTCCGCCAGATCCGGGAGGAGGGCTACTACTACGTCGACAAGACCGCCTACGCCCGCCGGCTCGCGGACGATGCCGGCAAGCACTATTTCCTGTCGCGCCCGCGGCGCTTCGGCAAGAGCCTGTTCGTGGACACCCTCAAGGAGCTGTACGAGGGGAACGAGCCGCTGTTCCGGGACCTGGCCGTGCACGGCGGCTGGGACTGGTCCCGGCACCATCCGGTCGTGCGCCTGAGCTTCGCCGCGGGCAACTTCAGGCGGCCGGACGAGTTGCTGGCGAGCATCGCGGAGCAGTTGGCCGACATCGAACGCGAAACGGAGGCGCCCGTCGCCGAGACGACCGCCACCGTGCCGCGGCGCTTCGCCCGCCTCCTGGCCGCGCTGCACGGCCGGGCCGGCCGGCGGGTGGTCGTGCTGGTGGACGAGTACGACAAGCCGATCCTGGACGCGCTCGACGAGCCGCACGTCGCACGGGCGAACCGCGACGATCTGCGCGGACTGTACGGCGCGATCAAGGACGGCGACGCGCACGTCGAGCTGACCTTCATCACCGGAGTCAGCCGGTTCTCGAAGGTCAGCCTGTTCTCCGACCTGAACAACCTCATCGACATCACCCTCGACCCCGGCTACTCGACCATCTGCGGTTATACCGAGGCGGACCTCGACACGGTGTTCGCGCCCGAGCTGCCGGGCCTGGACCGCGATCGGATCCGGGCCTGGTACAACGGCTACAACTGGCTGGGAGCAGAGAAGGTCTACAACCCGTTCGGCATTCTCAAGCTGTTCCGCAGCCGCGCGTTCCAGGCCCACTGGTTCGAGACCGCGACGCCGCGGTTTCTGGTCGACACGCTCCTGCGGCGCGGCTTCTCGGCCCCGGACCTGGATGCCGTTCACGCAAGCGAGGCGCTGCTGTCGTCCTTCGACGTGGACCGCATCGCCCCCGAGGCTCTCCTGTTCCAGACCGGTTACCTGACGATCGCGGACGAGGCACGCCGGGACAATCCTCCGCTGTATCGCCTGGGCTACCCGAACCGCGAGGTCCGGCAGGGACTGAATGAGAGCCTGCTGGACGCGCTGGCGCCCAACTGGCGGCGGTCGGCCGGCGACGCCGGCGCGCTCCGCCGGCGGCTGGCGGCGAAGGACTGGACAGGCGTGGAGGCGCTGTGCCGGCAACTGCTGGCGGGCATTCCCCACGACTGGCATCGGCGCAACGAGATCGCGCGCTACGAGGGGTACTGGTCGAGCGTGTTCTACGCCTGGTTCCAGGCATCGCTGGACAGCGTGGCAGTGGAGGACGCGACCAGCCGCGGCCGGGTGGACCTGTCGGTGCGGCTGGCGGAAGACATCTACCTCTTCGAGTTCAAGGTGGCCGAGCGCTCCGACACCGGTGCCGCGCTGGCGCAGTTGCGGGCCCGCGGCTATGCCGAAAAGCACCGCGCCCCGGGTCGCACCGTGCACCTGATTGGCGTGGAGATCAGCGCCGAGACGCGGGACATCGCGGCGTTCGAAGCCGTCACCTGCCCGGAACGATGA
- a CDS encoding UbiD family decarboxylase, with protein MRPQGFPDLRAFIDQLRGDGDLAVVEAPVDPVLEAAEIHRRVIAAGGPALLFTNVAGASFPLVTNLFGTARRAELAFGTRPLQLIRRLVELAETLLPPTPAKLWGARDVAGALVGIGLRSRARAPLTEIVTRDVRLDRLPAVTCWPEDGGPFITLPLVYTEHPERPGHNLGMYRLQVHDARSTGMHWQIGKGGGFHYAAAEARGEALPVTVFLGGPPALMLAAIAPLPENVPELMLASLIAGRRLPVVGGMGPHRLLGSAEFALMGSVAPRVRRPEGPFGDHYGYYSLAHDYPVFTVDRMAHRRDAIYPATVVGKPRQEDFFIGDLLQELLSPLFPLVMPGVVDLWSYGETGYHSLGAAVVRQRYAREAMASAFRILGEGQLSLTKFLLVTDERVDLKDFRRTLVHLLERTRPETDLYVFSNLSMDTLDYTGPEVNKGSKGVWLGLGPPVRELPAEFRAAELPRGVDTVRVFCPGCLVVGAPAYTDEPGAAERLAAHPAFGGWPLVVLSDEPDRAVASVMNFLWTTFTRFEPAADIHAAATRVVRHHLSYTPPIVIDARMKPSYPKELTCRPDIAQRVTERWREYFPGGGVEMGDSERASLT; from the coding sequence ATGCGTCCCCAGGGATTCCCGGACCTGCGTGCGTTCATCGACCAACTGCGCGGTGACGGCGACCTCGCCGTCGTCGAGGCGCCGGTCGATCCCGTCCTCGAAGCGGCCGAGATCCACCGGCGGGTCATCGCCGCCGGCGGGCCGGCGCTGCTCTTCACGAACGTAGCCGGTGCGTCGTTTCCGCTGGTCACCAATCTGTTCGGCACCGCGCGCCGGGCCGAGCTCGCCTTCGGGACGCGCCCGCTGCAGCTCATCCGGCGCCTGGTCGAGCTGGCCGAGACGCTGCTGCCGCCGACGCCGGCGAAGCTCTGGGGGGCGCGCGACGTTGCCGGGGCGCTGGTCGGGATCGGCCTCCGTTCCCGCGCGCGGGCGCCGTTGACCGAGATCGTCACTCGCGACGTGCGGCTCGACCGGTTGCCCGCGGTCACCTGCTGGCCCGAGGACGGCGGCCCCTTCATCACGTTGCCGCTGGTCTACACCGAGCACCCGGAGCGGCCGGGGCACAACCTGGGCATGTACCGGTTGCAGGTGCACGATGCCCGCTCGACCGGCATGCATTGGCAGATCGGCAAGGGAGGCGGATTCCACTACGCGGCGGCCGAGGCGCGAGGCGAGGCGTTGCCGGTCACCGTCTTCCTCGGCGGTCCGCCGGCGCTGATGCTGGCCGCCATCGCGCCGCTGCCGGAGAACGTGCCGGAGCTGATGCTGGCGTCGCTGATCGCCGGGCGGCGGCTGCCGGTGGTCGGCGGGATGGGGCCGCATCGCCTGCTCGGCAGCGCCGAGTTCGCGCTGATGGGATCGGTCGCGCCGCGCGTCCGACGGCCGGAGGGGCCGTTCGGCGACCACTACGGCTACTACTCGCTGGCCCACGACTATCCGGTGTTCACCGTCGACCGGATGGCGCATCGGAGGGACGCGATCTACCCGGCGACGGTGGTCGGCAAGCCCAGGCAGGAGGACTTCTTCATCGGCGACCTGCTGCAGGAGCTGCTCTCGCCCCTGTTTCCGCTGGTCATGCCCGGTGTCGTCGACCTCTGGTCGTACGGCGAGACTGGGTACCACTCGCTGGGAGCCGCCGTCGTGCGCCAGCGCTATGCGCGGGAGGCGATGGCCAGTGCGTTCCGCATCCTCGGCGAGGGGCAACTTTCGTTGACGAAATTCCTGCTGGTGACCGACGAACGGGTGGACCTGAAGGATTTCCGACGCACCCTCGTGCATTTGCTCGAGCGCACCCGCCCGGAGACCGATCTCTACGTGTTCTCGAACCTGTCCATGGACACCCTCGACTACACCGGGCCGGAGGTGAACAAGGGTTCGAAGGGGGTCTGGCTCGGCCTCGGACCCCCGGTGCGCGAGCTGCCGGCCGAGTTCCGGGCGGCGGAGCTGCCGCGAGGCGTCGATACGGTGCGGGTTTTCTGCCCCGGTTGCCTCGTGGTTGGAGCGCCCGCGTACACCGACGAGCCGGGCGCCGCCGAGCGGCTGGCGGCCCACCCCGCGTTCGGCGGCTGGCCGCTCGTCGTCCTCTCGGACGAGCCGGACCGTGCGGTGGCGTCGGTGATGAACTTCCTCTGGACGACGTTCACCCGCTTCGAGCCGGCCGCGGACATCCACGCCGCGGCCACGCGGGTCGTCCGCCATCACCTCTCCTACACCCCGCCCATCGTCATCGACGCCCGCATGAAGCCCTCGTATCCGAAGGAGCTGACCTGCCGGCCGGACATTGCGCAGCGCGTGACGGAGCGGTGGCGGGAGTACTTCCCCGGCGGCGGCGTCGAGATGGGCGATTCGGAGCGGGCGTCGCTGACCTGA